Proteins encoded within one genomic window of Candidatus Baltobacteraceae bacterium:
- a CDS encoding sialidase family protein translates to MKTLRAVTLFLTVSLCASTIGSSQPSYGPDSVVDGHPSSWYVEPAIAVSPKDARKLIAGSMVFGVGGLTAETFRSDDGGYNWRGTTLPLASGSLLGDVQAAFSADGKGYMTILGSEADSSGETLNGLYVFGTLDAGETFQRLAFLQTPDKHSYDHEQLAIDETNGTYRGRIYMSALYTASLSPQVNALGLIWSSDGGRTFHRPVEVWRGWSFNSRPVVLPGGNLLFPFFHVKSLTDTHEVVAVSLSRDGGRSFGTPRRVGDRIVYGLKATEQRLHSGDYTFDVDSVPQFASARTTSGTEIYGVWSDMRTPRSRLLFTRSDDMGTHWTQPQEILTTSDRLDSQYQPSLAVNNMGALGISWYNASHESETISEMFALSHDGGRSFSTLARVSSTSSPIRPPNGDGYSAQAFPDTKGIFVGFTSPLNRYASFGDYMGLAADASGGFHPIWIDARNGTGQVWTATAFTTASDPVPAGLSERKLTDSIALEFGVGTWDGKSQAFTVPVRLHNTSHSVLYPPFTVTVSLTHNPYDDENPNFTAKQPPIAVLNADNQKAGIGATFVYSSATIGNLGRLLPGADTASRTWRVRLPSGNFDPTLLTTVTGYATP, encoded by the coding sequence GTGAAGACACTACGCGCGGTCACGCTTTTTCTCACGGTTTCGCTCTGCGCGAGTACCATCGGCAGTTCCCAGCCGTCGTATGGACCCGACTCGGTCGTCGACGGACATCCGTCGTCGTGGTACGTCGAACCGGCGATCGCGGTGTCGCCGAAGGATGCACGCAAGCTCATCGCCGGTTCGATGGTCTTCGGCGTCGGCGGCTTGACGGCAGAAACGTTTAGGTCGGACGACGGGGGATACAACTGGCGCGGCACCACCTTACCGCTCGCCTCAGGTTCCCTCTTAGGCGACGTTCAGGCGGCCTTTAGTGCCGACGGCAAAGGTTATATGACAATACTCGGCAGCGAGGCCGACTCCTCCGGAGAGACGCTGAACGGTCTCTACGTCTTCGGCACGCTCGACGCCGGAGAGACCTTCCAACGCCTAGCATTTCTTCAAACACCCGACAAGCACAGCTACGACCACGAGCAGCTCGCGATCGACGAAACGAATGGTACGTATCGCGGCCGAATATACATGTCGGCTTTGTATACCGCGAGTCTTTCGCCGCAAGTCAATGCATTGGGACTCATCTGGTCGAGCGACGGCGGCCGCACGTTTCACCGTCCGGTGGAAGTTTGGCGAGGATGGTCGTTCAACAGCCGTCCGGTCGTGTTACCCGGCGGAAATCTTCTGTTTCCGTTTTTTCACGTAAAATCGCTTACGGATACACACGAAGTCGTCGCCGTAAGTCTTTCGCGCGATGGCGGTCGATCGTTCGGCACGCCGCGACGCGTCGGCGATCGCATCGTGTACGGACTCAAGGCCACGGAACAGCGCCTGCACAGCGGTGACTATACGTTTGACGTCGATTCCGTTCCGCAGTTTGCCTCGGCACGGACGACTAGCGGCACCGAAATCTATGGCGTTTGGAGCGACATGCGAACGCCGCGGTCGCGCCTGTTGTTCACTCGTTCCGACGACATGGGAACGCACTGGACGCAGCCGCAGGAGATTCTGACGACTTCCGATCGTCTGGACTCGCAATATCAACCGTCACTCGCGGTCAACAACATGGGTGCACTGGGCATCAGTTGGTACAACGCATCGCATGAGTCCGAGACGATTTCCGAGATGTTCGCCCTTTCACACGACGGCGGCCGATCGTTTTCAACGCTTGCACGCGTTTCGAGCACGTCGTCGCCGATCCGTCCGCCGAATGGTGACGGCTATTCGGCGCAAGCGTTTCCCGATACGAAAGGGATCTTCGTCGGATTCACGTCGCCGCTCAACCGCTATGCCTCGTTCGGCGACTACATGGGACTCGCCGCCGACGCGAGCGGCGGGTTTCACCCGATTTGGATCGACGCGCGCAACGGCACGGGACAGGTTTGGACGGCGACGGCCTTTACAACCGCGTCCGACCCCGTGCCGGCGGGCTTGAGCGAACGCAAGCTCACCGACTCGATAGCGCTCGAGTTTGGCGTCGGAACCTGGGACGGTAAATCGCAAGCGTTTACCGTGCCGGTGCGGCTGCACAACACCTCGCATTCGGTTCTGTATCCACCGTTTACGGTTACCGTTAGCTTGACGCACAATCCGTACGACGACGAAAACCCGAACTTCACAGCCAAGCAGCCGCCGATTGCGGTGCTCAACGCGGACAATCAGAAAGCCGGTATCGGCGCGACGTTCGTGTATTCTTCGGCCACAATCGGGAACTTAGGACGGCTGCTTCCGGGAGCCGATACGGCCAGCCGAACGTGGCGCGTCCGGCTTCCCTCGGGCAACTTCGATCCTACGCTTCTCACGACCGTCACCGGGTATGCGACACCCTAA
- the tauD gene encoding taurine dioxygenase: MNALTAHRLAPSLGAVVEGVDLSAESPAAIKGAILEALDEHLVLFFENQHVTPKQQRDLAAALGPLYLHPFYPGMSEATEVMVLENDAKRPPSADRWHNDVTFLEKPPKIAVLYSEAIPELGGDTLWANMYQAFSDLSPPLQTLLQNLRAEHSFAKNFTPERFARIGMEDRMAEMYAKHPPVSHPVARMNKKSGRYALYVNQDFTTRILGVSQRESDMLLKFLFEHMEQPQYQVRWRWKPNTLVLWDNRWTQHCALGDYYPNYRRMRRATVLDEERV; encoded by the coding sequence ATGAACGCCTTAACCGCTCACCGCCTCGCCCCCAGTCTTGGCGCCGTGGTCGAAGGCGTCGATCTGAGCGCCGAGAGCCCGGCCGCGATCAAAGGCGCGATCCTCGAAGCCCTCGACGAGCACTTGGTGCTCTTCTTTGAAAATCAGCACGTCACGCCGAAACAGCAGCGCGATCTCGCCGCCGCACTTGGGCCGCTCTACTTGCACCCGTTCTATCCCGGAATGTCGGAAGCGACTGAAGTCATGGTGCTCGAGAACGACGCCAAGCGGCCGCCGAGCGCGGACCGGTGGCATAACGACGTCACGTTTTTAGAAAAGCCGCCGAAGATCGCGGTGCTGTACTCCGAAGCTATTCCCGAACTGGGCGGCGATACGCTGTGGGCCAACATGTATCAGGCGTTTAGCGACCTGAGCCCACCGCTGCAAACCTTATTGCAGAATCTGCGCGCCGAACATTCGTTCGCGAAGAACTTCACGCCGGAACGGTTTGCGCGGATCGGCATGGAGGACCGGATGGCCGAAATGTATGCCAAGCATCCGCCGGTCTCGCATCCCGTCGCGCGCATGAACAAAAAGAGCGGCCGATACGCCCTCTACGTGAACCAGGACTTCACGACGCGAATCTTGGGCGTCTCGCAGCGCGAAAGCGATATGCTGCTGAAGTTTCTATTCGAGCACATGGAACAGCCGCAGTATCAAGTACGCTGGCGATGGAAACCGAACACGCTGGTGTTATGGGATAATCGCTGGACGCAACACTGCGCGCTGGGCGATTACTACCCCAACTATCGCCGCATGCGCCGGGCAACCGTCCTCGACGAAGAGCGCGTATAA